Below is a genomic region from Salvelinus fontinalis isolate EN_2023a chromosome 38, ASM2944872v1, whole genome shotgun sequence.
CCCCCTGCCGCTTCATCTGTCCCTCTCCAAGGATGACGGCAAGGGGGACAGCAGTGGGGGCGGAAGCAGCAGCAGTAGGAGGAAGAAAGCGATGGCTGGCTACCTGCCACAGAGGAAGTCAGATggcggcagtaacagcagcagcggCCACAGCAGTGGGAACCCCAATGCTAGCAGCAGTGCAGGGGGGCTGGGCCACGACCCCTCCCCAGggctgcttgggggggggggcggaggggTTGGCATGTCAGGTTTGGGAGGAGAGCCATCTCTCCTTGCctcttcatcatcctcatcatcatcatcagttgtctcatcctcctcttcctctggccCCTCTTCCACTGCAGCATCAGTCCTGGTTACTAATGGTTCTCACCTATCCAAACCTGAAAACATGGGCTCAATGCCATCTGCATCTACACAGGCTGACACTGAGCCACTCTATAACTGTGGTGAGTGTGGCAAAACCTTCACTCACCTCTCCAGCCTTCGCAGGCACCTGCGTATGCATGAGTCTACGGCAGCAGGTACTAGCAATAATGCCAGCATTAACCCAAACCCGACTCATATCCAACCACTAACTGACCCCAGTCTCCCACACTCCACCCAGGAACACTCCACCCAGGATCTGAACTCTCAATCTAACTCGCTGTCCTCCCAACAATCATCCAACTCAGTCCAggcctcatcctcctcccccagCCCTGACAAGACCTTCAATTGCTCAGATTGTGGCAAGCACTTCAAGAAAAAGGGGCACCTCCTCCAGCATGGCGTCATCCACTCAGAGGCTCGCCCGTATGGCTGCAGCATCTGCTCCCGGGCTTTCAACCGCCGTGAGTCACTGACGCGACACGAGAAGATTCACCAGGACAAGCCCTTCCGCTGTCCAGCCTGTGGTCGATGCTTCCGTGAGAGCACCTCTCTACTCAACCATGCTGCCTCTGGCACATGCGGCAAGCCAGGTAGGGCATCAAAACCACAGGGCAGCAGCAAGGAAGGAGCTGTAGGGGAGGGAAGaatgggaggaggagaaggtggaggaggtggggaTTACCAGGGTAGTAGAGGGGTGATTTATGGGAAAACCGAGGAAGATGAAGAGGGTGTGATCATGGGAGGTGAGGAAGGTCAGAAGTCAAGGCTAGGGTGTGATGGTGGTCTGTTTCAGTCAGAGAGGGGAGGGAATGCTAACAGCAGGGACAGGCCAGATGGTAAATACCCCACTGATTACTCTCGGAATCGTTACACAGGCTACCATGACGACCACCGTTCTCAAGGTAACCCGTCTCCATGTTACTCTGGAGCCTCCCCCTGTGGCAGTGGGATGGCGGGCCCGGCGCTGAGGAAGGCACCATTGGCCCCGACGCTGCACCCCCACCCTCAGAGTCAAACCCAACATCACCACCAGCAGcacctccccctgtcctctctcctggaTGACTCTGAAGACGACGTCACCAGCTCTGTCAACAACGCCATCTCAGCCATCGCCGCTGCAGCTGCCGCCAACTGTGATATGAACAGTGGGAACAGAGGCGACGAAAGGAGGGATATCATCGGAGGGCTGTTGGGGGGGCTGGACTTAGGCCCCTTGGGGTCCCCTTCATCAACATCTGGGATGGATAAGACCTATAGAGGAGCAGGGAACCAGGATGGTATGAGTGGTAATATTAACCACAACCAACAGCAGGGGAATGATCCACAGAACCCTGCTGCCAAACCAAAACGTCCCCGGAAACCCAGAAAGCCCAAAGACCCCAACGCTCCCCCTAAACGCAGACAGTACACCCCCAGAGCTCCCAGAGAGTCGAGCAACATCCCGCGGCCATATCTGTGCAGTGTTTGCGGCAGGGGGTTTGCACGCCGCGAGACCCTGCGTAGGCACGACCGTGTCCATACTGGGGAGAAGCCCCACCGCTGCAGTACATGTGGGAAGCACTTCAGAGAGGCCTTCCACCTCACCAAGCACCACACCGTTCACTCTGGGGAGAAGAACTACAAGTGCAGCCTATGTGGGAAAGAGTTTGGCTACTCCCAAAGCCTCAAGAGGCACGGGAAGCTCCATCAGAAAGGGGAGCTGGAAGAGGTCCCCGCTACACCAGGAGGGGAGAACCTCAACAACTTCAACACAAACCCGTCATGTGGGATGGGCCAAGACAGGGAACAGAACCAAGGAAACAGCTCCTCCTCCTATTATTCATACCCCCAAGATGTCAAGCCTCAAGGCTCCAACAGCCAGCCCCCGCCCAGGCTCTACACCTGTGCCATATGCTGGAAGTCTTTCCGCCATCACTTCCACCTGACGGCTCATCACCAGACGGTCCATGAGAACGGAGGTGAGAAGCTGTTCAGCTGCGAGGTGTGTGGGAAGGCCTTTGCCTACTCCAATAGCCTCACTCGACACAGGCTGTCACAGCACGGCCTGGCCCGCACCGGCCCTGACAACGCACAAGGGGACGGCAGTGGGTCAGGGGTAAACAGTGCAGCTGGTGGTGGAGTGAGTGGGACTGCGTCAGAGAGCGAGGCAGCCACCAACGCCCTCCTTCAGATGGCACCTTCCACTGAGGGCCACGGGGGGCAGCAGAGTCACAGTGTTGTCACCCACAgtcatcaacaacagccacctcagcccccagctgGCTACTCCCCCCTTTTCTATGATGCTGGTACGGCCCACTCCTCAGCCTCCAGTGTCCCTCCCTACTCTCAGCCCCTGCCACCCAACTCCACAATCATGCCCCCTCAGCACCAGCATTCCCCAGCAAGGGTGAAAGGGGAGCACATTTACCCAGCTGGGTCCAGTAGTCACACCCTTCACACCACAGCTCCATTCCAGCCCCTCACGGAGCTGCCATccgaccaccatcaccaccaccaccaccaccaccaccattcttcacatCACCACCACTGTTCAGAGCCACAGTCCCAGCAACAACACCACAGGAACATCCAATCACACGATGACATGAGGAGgcacaagaagaagaagagaaagtccgacaggagggagggaaggggggacaTGTGGGGGGAGTCCTCAGGCTTCGTCAGAGATGAGGGGAGGAAAgaccagaggaagaggaggtctgTTTTCCAAAAACAGCTGAGGAAGAAAAAGCTTCTGTTGAAGATTAGACGAGCGGGGGAAGCGGGAGGGGGAGGATATGAGCTGGTTACAACAAGAGGGATGAAGATACAAATCCTGTCATCTCTCAAAGTCCCAGTGAAACGTTTTGCCTGCTCCATCTGTCCCCACGCCATGTTCGCCCGCCAGGCCGGCCTGCTAGCCCACAGGGCAGCTAAACACACCCAGAGAGTCCTGTCCCCCCAGGAGCGTCTGTGCTGCGGTGTGTGTGGGAAGCAGTCTCACAGGCTCCTGGAAGCCTTCATCCACCGGGCGACTCATCGCGCCCGAGGGTCCTTCTCCTGCAGACTCTGCTCTGCTCGCTTCTGGAATGCCCCCCTCCTCCGCAGGCACAAGGTGACCTGCCGACATAGGGCCAAGGGACTGCCACGAGGTGGCGCTATTAGCCTGAAGTTGTCCAAGAGGGCgggggagaggaagagcagagaggagcagggggagatGTCGCACTCCCTGCTTACATTGTACAGATACTGAACTTGCTGACTTCTAAGGTAGTGGTGTTTAGATTTTCATTGATAGGAAAGGGAGAGGTTATCAGTTTTGGACTATACATAGAAGTAGATGGACTTTAAAAAACAAAAGCctttggggggggagggggggggcgatTGAAttggtctggtgtctgtctggaCCTCTTCAACTCAACTCACTGACTGTTAGAACGAGTGTTTTAACAACATGAACTACTGTAGATCAACCAAGGATCACCCGGAATTCTTCCATCCAAACTGTATGGGAGGATGTTGAAAGACATTACTGTTTTCATATGATCATTAACCCTTAAGTGCATTGACACTATGCTTGGCTGACACTGTGCAGTTATTAGACATGTTTAGGTGATTTGACCTGCTAATTTAACTCTACCCCCTCAGCCTTACTAGCATCCCTTCTATACCCCTAGCTGTATCATAACTCTGTCTCTGCTGTGTACTATGTCTTGTTGATGTTCACCTAGAGCCCTTTTGGGGATTTTTTTCATGTAAAAAGTGCATTTAGTAGGAGTAGGGAGAGGGTGGGACACAGACTTGTGGTtggtagagagacagtctgtctgtcggtgcatgtgtgtgttttggtcagTTTGTTGCCGAGGTTGTGAACTCACTATGTGATGATTCATTCAGTACATCCAAAAAGGACGGGTTTTAAGCATAAGTTAACAAAGTCCTGATAAATGTCCCAGTGATTTAATCACgtctttaaaaatacatttgagaaTCTTAATAGATTGAAGTGAATACCACTTCCAGACAAAAAAGTGTATCTTACAAAAAGCCTTGTTAATCATGATCACTTTGTTTAATTTTCATGCCTGTGGAAACAATTGTAGCTTTTATACCAAGATATTGAGACAAGACAGGATGAAAAAAGCTCACTGTAACGTATATTGTGTTAATATCTTATCACTGCTGTGTTTCTCTTTTCACAAAGTACTTTATTTAGCTTTTACTGTTGCTTCATAGTAGCAAAAACAGTTATGATTACATGTATTAATGTGTGTTTAACTCCATCTGTCTACCTGCCAAACCTGGATTttatcctgtcctcttctcttcttttttgttgttgcaatcaTGTTCATAACCCTGTCAAGCCTTGTTTTATCTTCTAAAGAAAAATAATAGTTCTAAGTACATTTCTATCACTTTATTTACTTAAAACAAAGATAGTTGTTGATTATACTTCAGCATTGAATAAAACATAAGTGTTCTCTGCTGTGCTTTTTCTCCATGTATCATGTAAGGCTAATGATGAAGAACTGGAAAGTTACTGATAACTAATCATGTGGGTATTGACTCTTTAATGAGAAAAATGTTACAAATACCAAAATCAGTATAATAGTTTTGTCCCAGATATAGTTAAATAGCTGTGTGGGCCTGATGGATTTCAGGATGTCATCATGGATATACAAATGCATTTCAACTTAGCACAACTACGGTTATCCAACTTATTGGTAGGTCAATCCAATTAATGTTGTATATTCTACCAGAAATGCTTATTTGTTTTGCTTTGCTTTCTATGACCCCAATTTGAAATGGCCACAACTAATAACCACCCAAAATCAATAAATGATGGACATCTACAGCCTACAGTATTATGTTAAATCCACTAGATGGCATTAGGCACCTCATTTCTGCTCACTGTACTCTGGGCTCTGTGTTTTAGAGTGTGGCAGTCACATGGATTTTACACTGATAGGGGGTGGATTCAAGAGTCAGAACGTGCAGTGTccatgtctgagctgtgtgtgtcagtgagtgcgCGTGTCTGAGCCGTGCATGTGAGTGACGGAGTGtgtacaaatgtgtgtgtgtgtgtttgcagactCATGCTTGCATGCGAGTGTGAGATAAATCTATTTGTTTAAGACACAGATAGAACATCAACATAAAtgcatacatacaaacatacatagtCTACATCCAGAATTGCAAGGCAGTTGTGGCTGCCCTACTGACCTagttctgttagtttgtgtgAATATAGGCTATTGTAATGTAGACTACAGTATTAGCGTTCACCTTAATGAAATATGACAGCTGTGGTCTGTTGTTCTGGTTTGACTTAAGTATGTTTTAGGTGGCAGCAGCACTGTCTCACTAACTGCTACAGAGGGATATGCACATTTAGCTTCATTAGGATTTATTCCCCCTGTTTCAATACCAAATACTACTAAACATCAATCATTCATGTCTAAATACTAAAATAAACATGAAATGCTAACTATCATTTGAATTTCTAGATACCATGGTCTGTTCATGTGTTAGTGCATTTTCCACATGTCATGTAGGCCTACAGCCGAAGAAGCATATTATAGCCTACCTATCAAGTCAGTCACCTTTGTTCGCTAAGTACATTTACATGTAACAGGAATTTGACCTGGTGAGATGGTGCTGCCACAACAACGAGTATACACACAAAATATATAGCCTACTATAGTAAATATatagtatactatatatatactatatatactagtATAACTATATACTAAATATATAGCCTACTTAAAGCAAAATTGATTATGATTTAAAATAGAAAACAATTTTCAGACAATGTGAATGTAATTTAAGGTCATTGTCAGTCTTTTCTATATTCTAACTACCTTTTCTGTAGGGCTGTTCTATGCTCTCTTAAACCTTCTCAAATTGTACTAACCGATTAATTATCATGAATAGGTCAGGCATAAAGGCATGCAAGGTTCGTTTTGCAGTAAACTTCTGCAGTAAAGACACATGTATGATAGTTTATCATCAATCAATGTATCAATTGTTTCCCCATTAATTATACTCATGCATATGCCTATTTGTAAAGAAAACAAGTGAGTGGTACACACAGTAATATCCTCATAAGGATGTATATTGTTCCTGGGATCTGTCTAAATATTGTTTTTCCGATGTCCGActagcagtaaaaaaaaaaggaaacaATTTCCTGTGGCTCTTTGGCTGTGGGTTAAAATACAGTACTGCATACACCTCGCGCTGTTCTGCTTTGAATCGGTCTCACGCGGCCGTAGCATGGGGGGAATCCGTAGGGCGGGGCGGGTGGCCTAGTTCTTTCCAATAAGCGCTCACTAGGGGAGGAGACATTATTTTCTCCAACCAATCGAAGCTAGAGCAACATGCATAAGGGTTGCACCTCCTCGTGACTGGGCCATGTGCGCTATTACAGCTATTCTGCTTTTAGGAAGCAACGTGCTGCTGTGTTCCTTTCGCCTGAAAACCCGGCAGCCACTCACGTTTTCTCTGGATTACAAACGGACTGGCAAAACTGTAGTCTACACTCAGTTGCTTTCTCATAGAATGGTGCTAGGCCCTTTGCCATTATAATGAAATAAATTTTATTGGCACTCTATTTGTGCAATAATCTTTATGCCTAGATGAACGTTCCTATAGAGGATATGTCTCAAGGTCCCCTCAGTTGCTAGTGTCATTTAAAGACGTTAATTTAAAGTCATGATGATAACGGTGGCGGGTGATTGCTAACTGTCCATTTCTTTTCGTTCGTCTGTCCATGAACATACAAACAACAAGTGCTTGGCGTGCCCCTCGAGGTGTGGCACGAGgggggttgtgtgtttgtgtcatgcATATTGAACAAATAAGCCAATCATGCCTTCTCTCGCGCCTTGCCCTATGAGTTGTGACGTCACGTGAACTGCCCGTGTTCGTTCCAGCTGAGAGGACAGCCGTCGCGCAGCCCAAATCCAAGCCCGTGCTTCAGTACATTGGCTACACAAAGTACGCGGGGAAAAGAGGACCCCCCCCTCCCGAAAGAACGATAGAGCGACAGGAAAGCTTAAAGAAAAAAGTAATACAGCTTGTCACCAGACAAATAGCGCGCGTACTCAGAGCCTTCTCCGCTTTTCGCTCTTCATTATTTGTTCATTTGGCATTGTGGAGCAGGACATTCTATTTCCTTGCTTCGAGTTTCATTTTGATCATATTTGAATCGTCATTTTTTGAGGTGTTGATCAACTCAGGATATTTTTCGACAACAACTTATTGATCTCCAGCTCGGATTTTATTTTGTCCACCTTTGAATTGACCATGGGCACCAGTCATTAGTTTGACGTGTACAACTGGTCTCTATTGGAGAATAACATCTTGATCTGCACCGGGGATTTAAAATAATATAGTGTTGCACCATATCTACTGGAATAGTGTCTATTATAATGATACAACAGTGGATATAATAACACTTCATAGCCTAAATAGAGGGAAAGGTAAGAACATGTTTATTGACATTCTAAACAAATCAAAGGGACATGTTTTGCAACTATTGCTTGTTATTATTAGGCTACACTCTGGTATACTGAGCCTGGGAATCAAACTTAAATGTTCTCATATCTTGTCGAGATATGCACTCACATATGCGTTTTATATTATTTCAACAAGTTTGTAATGTCATTTCAAATAGACTATTCATTGCACCTGGTTTGTACCCAATTCTAACTATAATAAATGCTAATGAAATATTCTCGTTAATTGAATAGCGGTGATCAATCTGCCAGTCGTTTCGACTCCGCCTGCGCCTCAGGATCCTAATCAACAACCAGGTCCGGCCAACTATGTCCAGGCAGCTCACCCAGCTCCTGACCCCGGACCTCCCAGCCGGCGCTAGCCGGCAGTTCGGGAATTGCAACCAGTCTGGTGGCTC
It encodes:
- the LOC129837602 gene encoding uncharacterized protein LOC129837602 translates to MESGGSGRSGGSSSSRSARTGGTSSVIGRSSGSSRGDSGSSRSNSGAVGSLGRSSSVGGSGGIIVAAPGAGGVAPAPPCASEWEMFQFGKYNLDIIEMLSGHQAHQFKGLGLERQLQHQQQVQLHQHQLQQQQQQQAETSGALLSGLGLGSLQGARSNAFSDSASIFAKMSAPPPPLQQQPSSSSHSSRSKSSKMSSSSSSHVSGYPQFLRSFHPTEAALAQEQLHSGVGRFEHFSGGSSGGGTGGLGVAPPPPPPLHPGLSVPQASPGPSSSSPSPSSSVVTNNPPSSSAVTSLGHQLVGAQSDARSLHQQFSCMLAANQYFLSGVPANASLEQFLVQQGTHNHLGIGLGQSEGSSSVLAPPPALHSSHSHSLSTAQPQQQQPPQQQQLPPHTLSHPHSHSHPHHPLHPGSQPSSLGGFDFQGIPVLSSNQLASLMQQEAGLPLPLPLHLSLSKDDGKGDSSGGGSSSSRRKKAMAGYLPQRKSDGGSNSSSGHSSGNPNASSSAGGLGHDPSPGLLGGGGGGVGMSGLGGEPSLLASSSSSSSSSVVSSSSSSGPSSTAASVLVTNGSHLSKPENMGSMPSASTQADTEPLYNCGECGKTFTHLSSLRRHLRMHESTAAGTSNNASINPNPTHIQPLTDPSLPHSTQEHSTQDLNSQSNSLSSQQSSNSVQASSSSPSPDKTFNCSDCGKHFKKKGHLLQHGVIHSEARPYGCSICSRAFNRRESLTRHEKIHQDKPFRCPACGRCFRESTSLLNHAASGTCGKPGRASKPQGSSKEGAVGEGRMGGGEGGGGGDYQGSRGVIYGKTEEDEEGVIMGGEEGQKSRLGCDGGLFQSERGGNANSRDRPDGKYPTDYSRNRYTGYHDDHRSQGNPSPCYSGASPCGSGMAGPALRKAPLAPTLHPHPQSQTQHHHQQHLPLSSLLDDSEDDVTSSVNNAISAIAAAAAANCDMNSGNRGDERRDIIGGLLGGLDLGPLGSPSSTSGMDKTYRGAGNQDGMSGNINHNQQQGNDPQNPAAKPKRPRKPRKPKDPNAPPKRRQYTPRAPRESSNIPRPYLCSVCGRGFARRETLRRHDRVHTGEKPHRCSTCGKHFREAFHLTKHHTVHSGEKNYKCSLCGKEFGYSQSLKRHGKLHQKGELEEVPATPGGENLNNFNTNPSCGMGQDREQNQGNSSSSYYSYPQDVKPQGSNSQPPPRLYTCAICWKSFRHHFHLTAHHQTVHENGGEKLFSCEVCGKAFAYSNSLTRHRLSQHGLARTGPDNAQGDGSGSGVNSAAGGGVSGTASESEAATNALLQMAPSTEGHGGQQSHSVVTHSHQQQPPQPPAGYSPLFYDAGTAHSSASSVPPYSQPLPPNSTIMPPQHQHSPARVKGEHIYPAGSSSHTLHTTAPFQPLTELPSDHHHHHHHHHHHSSHHHHCSEPQSQQQHHRNIQSHDDMRRHKKKKRKSDRREGRGDMWGESSGFVRDEGRKDQRKRRSVFQKQLRKKKLLLKIRRAGEAGGGGYELVTTRGMKIQILSSLKVPVKRFACSICPHAMFARQAGLLAHRAAKHTQRVLSPQERLCCGVCGKQSHRLLEAFIHRATHRARGSFSCRLCSARFWNAPLLRRHKVTCRHRAKGLPRGGAISLKLSKRAGERKSREEQGEMSHSLLTLYRY